One Yimella lutea DNA window includes the following coding sequences:
- a CDS encoding ATP-binding protein: protein MVTSASDTTVDAGAEKRFFIEMLTKDIELLPAIVDLVDNSVDGARGLHPDGDLSGQWVKIEFGDDSFTISDNSGGISVDVARHYAFRFGRSKDFTGVKRSVGQFGVGMKRAIFKIGRAFAVQSAHRGEASADDGSRFSLNVDVEQWAVQQEWTFQFERVEEGVALATDEEAGTVISVTKLHPSVQDDLKDPAIVQALRTELRVRHQESIQSGLQLHLNSDKPLVASRPSLQASDVIQPVFKEFQVPGANGGTVDVKLYAGTVAPRKRDKDSDPEDEGQAENFQDPGDAGWYLFCNDRLLLVADRTSLTGWGNPAAAYHPQYRSFRGFVYLSADDAGLLPWNTTKTAVDRDSPVFRAVQSEMKTVLVAVQAVINRAKQVRARLEDEEPKPDILVALDETPDKPITSLTASSSMVTPPSPPAKPKAPPTPKVQRIQYVVDPDKFEEVAEALGASSGSEVGRLTFDYFYEQEIG from the coding sequence ATGGTGACATCTGCCTCCGACACAACAGTCGATGCAGGCGCCGAGAAGCGCTTCTTCATCGAGATGCTGACCAAGGACATCGAGCTCCTACCCGCGATCGTCGACCTAGTGGACAACAGCGTGGACGGAGCACGGGGCCTTCATCCCGACGGGGACCTTTCCGGACAGTGGGTGAAGATCGAGTTCGGCGACGACTCGTTCACGATCTCGGACAACTCCGGAGGCATCTCGGTAGATGTCGCAAGACACTACGCGTTCCGCTTCGGCCGGTCGAAGGACTTCACTGGTGTGAAGCGTTCAGTGGGGCAGTTCGGCGTCGGAATGAAGCGGGCGATCTTCAAGATCGGACGGGCTTTCGCCGTACAGTCTGCACATCGTGGCGAAGCCAGCGCCGACGACGGGTCTCGCTTCTCGTTGAACGTGGATGTCGAACAGTGGGCTGTCCAGCAGGAGTGGACGTTTCAGTTCGAGCGTGTCGAGGAAGGCGTCGCGCTGGCCACCGACGAGGAGGCCGGCACGGTCATCTCAGTGACCAAGCTGCACCCCAGCGTCCAAGACGACCTGAAGGACCCCGCCATCGTTCAGGCCCTGCGAACGGAGCTGCGTGTCCGGCATCAAGAGTCGATTCAGAGCGGACTGCAGCTCCACCTCAACAGCGACAAGCCTCTCGTGGCGTCGCGACCGTCGCTTCAGGCATCGGACGTGATCCAACCGGTCTTCAAGGAGTTCCAGGTCCCGGGCGCCAACGGAGGGACCGTCGACGTCAAGCTCTACGCCGGAACCGTAGCCCCACGGAAACGCGACAAGGACTCTGACCCGGAAGACGAAGGACAAGCCGAGAACTTCCAAGACCCTGGAGATGCCGGGTGGTATCTCTTCTGCAACGACCGGCTGTTGCTGGTGGCGGACAGGACGTCGCTCACAGGCTGGGGTAACCCTGCGGCCGCTTATCACCCGCAGTACCGGTCGTTCCGTGGCTTCGTGTACCTGTCCGCCGACGATGCCGGCCTTCTGCCCTGGAACACGACCAAGACCGCGGTCGACCGCGACTCTCCCGTTTTCAGGGCAGTCCAGTCGGAGATGAAGACCGTTCTGGTCGCGGTTCAGGCCGTCATCAATCGGGCCAAGCAAGTGCGCGCTCGGCTGGAGGACGAGGAGCCGAAGCCCGACATCTTGGTGGCCCTGGACGAGACGCCTGACAAACCGATCACATCTCTCACGGCCTCGTCGAGCATGGTCACGCCACCTTCGCCGCCGGCCAAGCCGAAGGCGCCCCCGACGCCCAAGGTCCAGCGCATCCAGTACGTAGTCGATCCCGACAAGTTCGAGGAGGTTGCCGAAGCGCTCGGTGCCAGTAGCGGCTCGGAGGTCGGCCGTCTCACTTTCGACTACTTCTACGAGCAAGAAATCGGCTGA
- a CDS encoding DNA cytosine methyltransferase codes for MCDRLSVSIPSASVRLTRPVAVDLFAGAGGMSLGFEQAGFDVVAAVEYDPVHAATHAFNFPQCEVLCRDASKLSAADVLGAAERGFKRLHPGVPWPDQLDALIGGPPCQGFSSGGKREQDDERNDLLLHFVRLVEEIKPQTFCLENVAGLLETKFDAIREKAFRRLRAAGYALSGTDKPLNSLNFGVPQSRRRVIVLGALGETAPARPAQSDGQVSVEEAFEGLPSPSAYVQLLTSDEVELRTADIARRSSIKSAYARTLAGIDPLPGDKSRPRLWDPSYLTGSRRTTHTEETVERFAATELGAVEPKSRLYRLPLDGPSRTLRAGTGSERGSHTSPRPIHPREDRVVTVREAARLHGYPDWFRFHTTNWHGHRQVGNSVPPPLARAAARALLASLGHAPVALRAASPLGEETLLALSRTTAQAVVDALAEELPATRTRKPTVPTPAEKPTEAQAG; via the coding sequence ATGTGCGATCGTCTGAGTGTGTCGATTCCTTCTGCTAGCGTCCGCCTGACCAGGCCTGTCGCGGTTGACCTCTTCGCCGGGGCGGGCGGCATGAGCCTGGGGTTCGAGCAAGCGGGTTTCGATGTGGTCGCCGCTGTGGAGTACGACCCCGTGCACGCTGCGACCCACGCGTTCAACTTCCCGCAGTGCGAGGTCCTGTGCCGCGACGCTTCGAAGTTATCAGCCGCCGACGTACTCGGCGCAGCCGAGCGCGGCTTCAAGAGACTCCATCCGGGAGTTCCTTGGCCTGACCAACTGGACGCTCTCATAGGCGGGCCTCCCTGCCAGGGGTTCTCATCCGGGGGTAAGCGAGAGCAAGACGACGAGCGCAACGACCTCCTGTTGCACTTTGTGCGCCTGGTCGAAGAGATCAAGCCGCAGACGTTCTGCCTAGAGAACGTCGCAGGGCTGTTGGAGACCAAGTTCGACGCGATCCGGGAGAAGGCGTTCAGACGACTCAGAGCCGCGGGCTACGCGCTCTCTGGAACCGACAAGCCACTCAATAGTCTCAACTTCGGCGTACCGCAGTCACGCCGACGAGTCATCGTGCTGGGCGCGCTTGGCGAGACCGCGCCCGCCCGGCCGGCTCAGAGTGACGGACAAGTCTCGGTCGAAGAAGCATTTGAGGGGCTTCCCTCGCCGTCAGCGTACGTGCAACTGCTGACGTCCGACGAAGTCGAGTTGCGGACGGCGGACATCGCACGTCGTTCCTCGATCAAGAGTGCCTACGCCCGCACGCTGGCGGGGATCGACCCGCTTCCTGGCGACAAGTCCAGACCACGCCTTTGGGACCCGTCTTACCTGACAGGCTCGCGCCGCACCACCCACACCGAAGAGACCGTCGAGCGGTTCGCTGCGACGGAGCTGGGTGCCGTCGAGCCGAAGAGCCGTCTGTATCGACTCCCGCTCGACGGTCCGTCCCGCACGCTGCGTGCTGGCACCGGTTCCGAACGTGGCTCCCATACATCGCCTCGACCGATCCATCCCCGCGAGGACCGTGTGGTCACTGTTCGCGAGGCGGCTCGTCTCCACGGCTATCCCGACTGGTTCCGGTTCCACACGACGAACTGGCACGGCCACCGCCAGGTTGGAAACAGCGTTCCACCACCGCTGGCGCGCGCAGCGGCTCGCGCTCTACTTGCGTCGCTCGGGCACGCGCCGGTCGCGCTCCGCGCGGCAAGTCCCCTAGGGGAGGAAACTCTCCTGGCACTATCGCGGACCACAGCGCAAGCTGTAGTCGACGCCCTTGCAGAGGAGCTCCCTGCCACGAGGACGAGAAAGCCAACGGTGCCAACGCCCGCAGAGAAGCCGACAGAAGCACAGGCTGGCTAA
- a CDS encoding very short patch repair endonuclease → MGIDSWASSPHSAKVMRGNRSRDTKPELAVRRLLHAEGLRYRVNVRPLPSLRRTADIVLASKRIAVFIDGCYWHGCPEHYVASKSNRDYWDVKIETNAARDAQTNAALSDAGWTVLRYWSHDRPENIAASIQDSVRVFTRRDDAAR, encoded by the coding sequence GTGGGAATCGATTCGTGGGCGAGCAGCCCCCACTCCGCGAAGGTGATGCGCGGGAATCGATCGCGCGACACGAAGCCGGAACTCGCGGTCAGACGTCTTCTGCATGCCGAGGGGTTGCGCTATCGCGTCAACGTTCGTCCTCTGCCGTCGCTACGACGGACCGCCGACATCGTGCTCGCTTCCAAGCGCATCGCGGTCTTCATCGATGGTTGCTACTGGCATGGCTGCCCCGAGCACTACGTGGCTTCCAAGTCGAACCGCGACTACTGGGACGTCAAGATCGAAACCAACGCGGCCCGAGACGCCCAGACCAACGCGGCGCTATCGGATGCTGGCTGGACGGTGCTGCGTTACTGGAGCCACGATCGGCCCGAGAACATTGCGGCTTCCATCCAAGACTCAGTTCGCGTTTTCACACGCCGGGACGATGCTGCGCGTTAG
- a CDS encoding DNA-processing protein DprA, giving the protein MVSIAEQVAGERMARMVLSMIAEPDDQVTGHVLAQTGGVETLRLLEGDDPIPKMSSGGALLWRERLAGHLTPDLLDRVASAEKQGIGTLIPADREWPAGLNDLGIRAPYVLWTRGAASFLTYPLRDRVTITGARSATPYGMEVAGDLAANLADDERIIVAGGAFGIEGATHRGALAQGGHTVAVLACGVDRAYPSAHRELLEQIGDAGLLASELPPGTAPSRERFLARGRLLAALSGVTVIPEAGVRSGAMPIAAHAHALRCGVGAVPGPVTSVASAGPHELIKRGVASIVTTTSDVTVLLDSGPAGKRAPRRSGLGPEFGSRRPSAREEPGRSL; this is encoded by the coding sequence ATGGTGTCGATAGCCGAGCAGGTGGCTGGCGAGCGCATGGCACGGATGGTGCTGTCGATGATCGCCGAGCCTGACGATCAGGTGACCGGGCATGTGCTGGCGCAGACGGGCGGGGTGGAAACCCTGCGGCTGTTGGAGGGCGACGACCCGATCCCGAAGATGAGCAGCGGCGGCGCGCTGCTGTGGCGCGAGCGCCTGGCCGGACACCTCACCCCTGACCTGCTCGACCGAGTGGCATCAGCGGAGAAACAAGGGATCGGGACACTGATCCCGGCCGACCGTGAGTGGCCGGCCGGTCTCAACGATCTCGGCATCCGTGCCCCGTATGTGCTGTGGACTCGTGGCGCGGCCTCGTTCCTGACCTACCCGTTGCGTGATCGCGTCACCATCACGGGCGCCCGGTCAGCGACTCCATACGGTATGGAGGTCGCCGGAGACTTGGCCGCGAACCTGGCCGATGACGAACGGATCATCGTCGCGGGCGGGGCGTTCGGGATCGAAGGAGCAACCCACCGTGGCGCGCTCGCTCAAGGTGGGCACACGGTTGCGGTCCTCGCGTGCGGCGTCGACCGCGCATATCCGTCGGCTCACCGTGAGCTGTTGGAGCAGATCGGCGATGCCGGCCTGCTGGCCAGCGAGCTCCCGCCAGGCACCGCGCCGAGTCGGGAACGGTTCCTGGCGCGTGGTCGTCTGTTGGCGGCGCTGTCGGGTGTCACGGTGATCCCCGAGGCCGGCGTCCGATCCGGCGCAATGCCGATCGCGGCCCACGCACATGCGTTGCGCTGTGGCGTGGGCGCGGTACCCGGCCCGGTCACCAGTGTCGCGAGCGCAGGGCCACACGAGCTCATCAAGCGTGGCGTGGCGTCGATCGTGACCACGACCAGCGATGTCACGGTGCTGCTCGACAGCGGACCAGCCGGGAAGCGCGCCCCGCGCCGGTCAGGGCTGGGACCGGAGTTCGGCTCTCGGCGCCCCTCAGCACGGGAGGAGCCCGGTCGTTCGCTCTGA
- a CDS encoding DUF4192 domain-containing protein, whose product MAIICLSADRQHADRESRELATRLDGIGIDTGIRLWAGESEWYDFDSGDSGPQTEAAREYVAAVMAPTGRTPLASREALESSLVGDRTPIAELLPEAREAAGRRTPGSEAQWAAVRLQKFHTSGRPLTDRDAARLLVALDCIPVRDRLWDDMSPETAASHVTMWTDLTKRAPDDVRAAPASLLAFASWLSGDGAKAQCALDQVPRDSRYFLAGLVAAAIETTMHPREWESIKRIGQDTDFAAHQPGPQARPARSAPGL is encoded by the coding sequence GTGGCGATCATCTGTCTGAGCGCCGACCGCCAGCACGCGGACCGTGAGAGCCGGGAACTCGCGACCAGGCTCGACGGCATCGGTATCGACACCGGCATCCGGCTGTGGGCGGGCGAGTCCGAGTGGTACGACTTCGACAGCGGTGACTCCGGTCCTCAGACCGAAGCAGCCCGCGAATACGTGGCCGCGGTGATGGCTCCGACCGGCCGCACACCCCTCGCCAGCCGGGAGGCGTTGGAGTCGTCACTGGTCGGTGACAGGACGCCGATCGCGGAGCTCTTGCCCGAGGCTCGGGAGGCCGCTGGCCGCCGTACGCCGGGGAGCGAGGCACAGTGGGCTGCCGTCCGGCTCCAGAAGTTTCACACCAGCGGCCGCCCCTTGACTGATCGTGACGCGGCCCGGCTGCTCGTCGCGCTCGACTGCATCCCGGTCCGCGACCGCTTGTGGGACGACATGAGCCCTGAGACCGCCGCCTCACACGTCACCATGTGGACGGACTTGACCAAGCGTGCCCCTGACGACGTGCGTGCCGCACCGGCCTCCCTCCTGGCCTTCGCGAGCTGGCTGAGCGGAGACGGAGCCAAAGCACAGTGCGCGTTGGATCAAGTGCCCCGCGACAGCCGCTACTTCCTCGCCGGCCTGGTGGCCGCCGCCATCGAGACTACCATGCACCCGCGCGAGTGGGAGTCCATCAAGAGGATCGGCCAAGACACCGACTTCGCTGCGCACCAGCCAGGGCCGCAGGCTCGTCCGGCTCGATCAGCACCGGGACTCTGA
- a CDS encoding sulfate permease, translating to MLQLIWTASEHTRHYLRRYMPTNIALDAIRTRRGLKWGVPAMLLAGPYLYAASICTTLIGNGGPGWLNVLVLLFIWNALKMLWIGPISLVLLARVRVREYRERRDVRRESGADQRELAPAGFGAR from the coding sequence ATGCTTCAACTCATCTGGACTGCCAGCGAACACACCCGGCACTACCTGCGCCGGTACATGCCCACCAACATCGCCCTCGACGCGATTCGTACGCGCCGAGGGTTGAAGTGGGGCGTCCCCGCGATGCTCCTCGCCGGGCCGTACCTGTATGCCGCGAGCATCTGCACCACACTCATCGGCAACGGGGGACCGGGCTGGCTCAACGTGCTCGTGCTCTTGTTCATCTGGAACGCCTTGAAGATGCTCTGGATCGGCCCCATCAGCCTCGTCCTGCTCGCTCGGGTCCGCGTCCGCGAGTACCGCGAACGGCGCGACGTGAGGCGGGAGAGCGGGGCCGATCAGAGGGAGCTTGCCCCCGCCGGATTCGGTGCCCGATGA
- a CDS encoding IS1634 family transposase yields the protein MVFLRKVRTASGATAVQIAVRRDRRDVVIEHLGSAHTEAELAALMEAGRAKIHAGQGELDLGFGSKHGAGRDPRQAVVTAKTSRLLLQVLRDAWETLGFNAIGDEAFFQLVAARLIEPTSMTDSARVLGEVGLAPVHRSSMKRALTRCVGRGYRDVVAAKCFAHAATAGDVTLCLYDVTTLYFEAEKEDDLRKVGYSKERRVDPQIVVGLLVDRHGFPLEIGCFEGNRAETTTIIPIVRQFADRHNLADIAIVADAGMLSAANLTALDQAGLRFIVGSRVTKAPADLESHFRWHGEAFTDGQIIDTITPRTATQAARAVNDPRIKTEPVWDPDLHDQSWRAVWAYSAKRAARDSKTLTLQENRAIAVIQGEKAARTPRFVKTTNGTRSLDEASLARARRLVGLKGYVTNIPADLATASEVIGNYHDLWRVEQSFRMSKTDLRARPMFHHTRDAIEAHLTIVFAALAVARYLQNKTGLSIKRIIRALRPLQDVQIELAGHPVTATPQLSDEARTILDALTH from the coding sequence GTGGTTTTTCTGCGGAAGGTGCGGACGGCGTCGGGTGCGACAGCGGTTCAGATCGCGGTCCGGCGTGATCGCCGGGACGTGGTGATCGAGCACTTGGGGTCGGCGCATACCGAGGCGGAACTTGCTGCGTTGATGGAGGCCGGCCGGGCCAAGATCCACGCCGGCCAGGGCGAGCTGGACCTCGGCTTCGGCTCGAAACACGGCGCGGGTAGGGATCCGCGGCAGGCCGTGGTCACGGCCAAGACTTCCCGGTTGTTGCTGCAGGTGTTACGGGATGCGTGGGAGACGCTGGGATTCAACGCGATTGGTGATGAGGCGTTCTTTCAACTGGTTGCTGCCCGGTTGATCGAACCGACCTCGATGACTGACTCGGCTCGTGTCCTGGGCGAGGTCGGCCTGGCGCCGGTGCATCGCTCGAGCATGAAACGGGCCCTGACTCGCTGCGTGGGTCGCGGGTACCGGGACGTGGTCGCGGCCAAGTGTTTCGCGCATGCCGCGACTGCGGGGGATGTGACGTTGTGCCTGTACGACGTCACCACGTTGTATTTCGAGGCCGAGAAGGAGGACGACCTACGCAAGGTCGGGTACTCCAAGGAACGGCGGGTCGACCCGCAAATCGTGGTCGGGTTGCTCGTCGACCGGCACGGGTTCCCGTTGGAGATCGGCTGCTTCGAAGGCAACCGGGCCGAGACGACCACGATCATCCCGATCGTGCGGCAGTTCGCTGACCGGCACAACCTGGCCGATATCGCGATCGTTGCCGACGCGGGCATGCTGTCCGCGGCCAACCTGACCGCTTTGGACCAGGCCGGCCTGCGGTTCATCGTTGGGTCCCGCGTCACGAAGGCACCCGCGGATTTGGAGTCGCATTTCCGGTGGCACGGTGAGGCGTTCACCGACGGGCAGATCATCGACACGATCACCCCACGCACCGCCACCCAAGCAGCCCGAGCAGTCAACGACCCGAGGATCAAGACGGAGCCAGTGTGGGACCCGGACCTGCATGACCAGTCCTGGCGGGCGGTGTGGGCCTACTCAGCCAAACGCGCTGCCCGGGACAGCAAGACGTTGACGCTGCAGGAGAATCGGGCGATCGCCGTCATTCAGGGCGAGAAGGCTGCCCGGACACCCCGATTCGTCAAAACAACCAACGGCACGAGATCCCTCGATGAGGCGTCCCTGGCGCGGGCACGGCGCCTGGTCGGGCTGAAGGGGTACGTCACCAACATCCCCGCCGACCTCGCGACCGCCTCAGAGGTGATCGGGAACTATCACGACCTGTGGCGGGTCGAGCAATCATTCCGGATGTCCAAGACCGACCTACGCGCCCGGCCGATGTTCCACCACACCCGCGACGCGATCGAAGCCCACCTGACCATCGTGTTCGCTGCCCTCGCGGTCGCCCGCTACCTCCAGAACAAGACCGGGCTGAGCATCAAACGGATCATCCGCGCACTGCGGCCGCTGCAAGACGTTCAGATCGAACTCGCCGGCCATCCCGTCACCGCAACACCACAACTCAGCGACGAAGCACGAACGATCCTCGACGCGCTGACACACTAA
- a CDS encoding peptidoglycan DD-metalloendopeptidase family protein: protein MTNNSGASGQSSDKPGQQPSHDPAKKALDKLNGGGATDPGAALKAKVEQKLAGKNGLTAGAAKTASAAAAGAAGGTKMSKAVGGGVQGAALEGARTVFTKGNRKTLLLLFLPFLAPAMAFGMVMVLAMILGAGVTQGSGANAIRDSITTAKKDGLTQEEYASFVDAQSRTGVPWQILAALYKQQTSAQTGGATQCDPNVQLATASSTSTPGSPSSSPPPTGETNDASNPKYVHPSTKSPVIITSGWGPRNLTNMPWASKYHQGIDVGIPVGTPMVAVGEGTVVYTGAPGGTAGNVVVLRLPDGSEVRYLHLSEILVSKGQKVSVKTIVAKSGTAPGGAHLHFETSVGIPMDSPVDWMYRTHRSMDPILWLRAHGVDPYTGTSGGLITTTPNDCIPTAAQATTIASPSASPSSNPSGTASPSPTTDEHGTDHDEGDTYISAWRIPEAKLTAAQKAEFAKNENAATLYVARTLRDTMKSDPKLSSRMAMSTGLRREQGTGKRYISTESTEAREVATSWATGMNRLELGGLTEGSASEVYETALAWYLGKSASPGGGSSGMVCAPPAGQTFTVRSATRPSDAVVMDQKRMGYAATIYGIAKSAGVTPNGILSTFMTALQESRLSMHANSKVPPSMSLPHDKVGTDGTSVGLFQQQVGTDGSGTYGWGNYQQAMDVSKSTLSFLGKLPGQTAQGMTVRVPDYETRPPGVVAQTVQQSAHADLYDQWEQAAKTIIASMSGAVCTAGSGDSSAIDVGNYKIPAGGCSSCVAEALKVVGTPYSYGGGDINGPTRGIFADGIDSRNVVGFDCARLMRYSWYKGAGMQLPYTASPQMQLVRDRGTGLTMNYKSLKPGALLFFRPRGPEYVGHVGMYMGNDLMVHAPNPSTTVKVVDLTQYIAYNKNFVGGGMPPGFTAQAAA from the coding sequence GTGACCAACAACAGCGGTGCCAGTGGGCAGTCGTCGGACAAGCCCGGCCAGCAGCCATCGCACGACCCGGCCAAGAAGGCTCTCGACAAGCTAAACGGCGGCGGTGCCACCGATCCCGGTGCTGCCCTGAAGGCCAAGGTCGAGCAAAAGCTCGCCGGCAAGAACGGTCTGACGGCCGGAGCTGCCAAGACCGCGTCCGCCGCAGCCGCTGGCGCGGCCGGCGGAACGAAGATGTCCAAGGCCGTCGGTGGCGGCGTTCAGGGAGCCGCGCTTGAAGGTGCACGCACCGTGTTCACGAAGGGCAACCGCAAGACGCTCCTGCTCTTGTTTCTGCCGTTCCTGGCCCCGGCGATGGCGTTCGGCATGGTCATGGTGTTGGCAATGATTCTCGGCGCCGGAGTGACTCAGGGGTCGGGCGCGAACGCGATTCGCGATTCGATCACGACGGCGAAGAAGGATGGTTTGACGCAAGAGGAGTACGCGTCATTCGTGGACGCCCAAAGCCGTACCGGTGTTCCGTGGCAGATCCTCGCTGCGCTCTACAAGCAGCAGACCAGCGCTCAGACGGGCGGGGCGACGCAGTGCGACCCGAACGTTCAGCTAGCCACCGCGTCGTCCACATCGACGCCCGGCAGCCCGAGCTCCAGTCCTCCACCAACGGGTGAGACCAACGACGCGTCGAACCCGAAGTACGTTCACCCGTCGACGAAGTCTCCGGTCATCATCACGTCGGGGTGGGGTCCTCGAAACCTGACGAACATGCCGTGGGCCTCCAAGTACCACCAGGGCATCGACGTCGGCATCCCGGTCGGAACACCGATGGTTGCGGTGGGTGAGGGGACCGTCGTCTACACCGGTGCCCCCGGCGGAACCGCTGGCAACGTGGTTGTTCTTCGCCTCCCGGACGGCTCGGAAGTGCGATACCTGCACCTGTCGGAGATCCTTGTGTCGAAGGGGCAGAAGGTATCGGTCAAGACGATCGTGGCGAAGTCCGGAACGGCGCCCGGGGGCGCACACCTTCACTTCGAGACGTCCGTGGGCATTCCGATGGATTCGCCCGTCGACTGGATGTACCGCACCCACCGCTCAATGGACCCGATCCTGTGGCTGCGCGCGCACGGGGTTGACCCGTACACGGGGACCTCCGGTGGTCTCATCACCACGACCCCGAACGACTGCATCCCGACGGCTGCTCAGGCGACCACCATCGCCTCGCCGTCGGCAAGCCCGTCCTCGAACCCGTCGGGGACGGCGTCGCCTAGCCCGACGACCGACGAGCACGGGACCGACCACGACGAGGGCGACACCTACATCTCCGCGTGGCGTATCCCGGAGGCGAAGCTCACTGCCGCTCAGAAGGCCGAGTTCGCGAAGAATGAGAACGCAGCAACCCTGTATGTTGCGCGCACGCTGCGCGACACCATGAAGAGTGATCCCAAGCTGTCTTCCCGGATGGCGATGTCTACCGGACTTCGCCGTGAACAGGGGACCGGCAAGCGGTACATCAGCACGGAAAGCACCGAAGCTCGGGAAGTTGCGACGTCGTGGGCAACCGGGATGAATCGTCTCGAACTCGGTGGTCTCACAGAGGGATCCGCGAGCGAGGTCTACGAGACGGCGCTTGCGTGGTACCTGGGTAAGAGTGCAAGCCCTGGTGGAGGGTCGTCCGGCATGGTGTGTGCTCCGCCCGCCGGCCAGACCTTTACTGTTCGTTCCGCAACGAGGCCCAGTGACGCGGTCGTCATGGATCAGAAGCGGATGGGTTACGCCGCCACGATCTACGGCATCGCCAAGTCGGCAGGGGTCACCCCGAACGGCATCTTGTCGACGTTCATGACGGCCTTGCAGGAGTCGCGTCTGTCGATGCACGCCAACTCCAAGGTGCCGCCGTCCATGTCGCTGCCGCACGACAAGGTCGGTACCGATGGAACCTCCGTTGGCCTGTTCCAGCAGCAGGTCGGCACCGACGGCTCGGGTACCTACGGCTGGGGTAACTACCAGCAGGCAATGGACGTGTCGAAGTCCACGCTGTCCTTCCTCGGCAAGCTGCCTGGACAGACTGCACAGGGCATGACGGTCCGGGTGCCGGACTACGAGACTCGCCCGCCGGGTGTCGTCGCACAGACCGTTCAGCAGTCGGCTCACGCCGACCTGTACGACCAGTGGGAGCAGGCCGCCAAGACGATCATCGCTTCGATGAGCGGAGCGGTGTGCACGGCTGGCTCCGGTGACTCCTCGGCGATCGACGTGGGCAACTACAAGATCCCCGCCGGTGGCTGCAGCTCGTGCGTCGCTGAGGCCCTGAAGGTCGTCGGTACGCCGTACTCCTACGGCGGTGGTGACATCAACGGACCGACCCGCGGCATCTTCGCCGACGGTATCGACAGCCGGAACGTCGTCGGTTTCGACTGTGCGCGTCTGATGCGCTACTCCTGGTACAAGGGGGCTGGCATGCAGCTTCCGTACACCGCGTCGCCGCAGATGCAGTTGGTGCGCGACCGAGGCACGGGTTTGACGATGAACTACAAGTCGCTCAAGCCGGGGGCTCTGCTGTTCTTCCGACCTCGCGGCCCGGAGTACGTCGGTCACGTCGGGATGTATATGGGCAACGACTTGATGGTCCACGCGCCGAACCCGTCGACAACGGTGAAGGTCGTCGACCTCACCCAGTACATCGCTTACAACAAGAACTTTGTCGGCGGCGGAATGCCTCCGGGGTTCACCGCGCAGGCAGCAGCCTGA
- a CDS encoding radical SAM protein: MYRVLPPAHGFRWVVGGPNNTLRVPQHLFDGNVPPPVVVTAIEQVAAARSASRVFSATALTSQDCNLRCPYCIQNTSSSPVQRVSDIRMTPERATKVAQYICAAAARGEADQITLLLFGGEPLMAPEACQVLLENVRPTNASVWTNGALLTASRIDPLVDRGLDTIFVTFDGGRTTHDLTRSNLAGRGTYDLVLANVLETAKRHPHLNWVVRSSLMPQTADTQHALVADLSQLPKRAATASLILGLVDDIGIGFDNVTPYSPDVAAEMVSINRAARAAGFHTSLRTPISSCVYCSDPTLGITIDADGTLYSCWQTAGRTEWSIGSLKDGIDPAQLPQRWVACDVNAAPHGNTAERDNFWNLVDQDILDASIGLDPNDE; the protein is encoded by the coding sequence ATGTATCGCGTCCTCCCGCCGGCTCACGGTTTCCGTTGGGTCGTGGGCGGGCCGAACAACACGTTGCGCGTGCCGCAGCACCTGTTCGACGGTAACGTCCCACCGCCCGTGGTCGTCACCGCGATCGAGCAAGTTGCTGCGGCACGTTCTGCGTCACGCGTGTTCTCGGCCACCGCGCTCACCAGCCAGGACTGCAACCTGCGCTGCCCCTACTGCATCCAGAACACATCAAGCTCCCCGGTGCAGCGCGTCTCCGACATACGCATGACCCCCGAACGAGCCACCAAGGTCGCCCAGTACATCTGTGCAGCCGCTGCACGCGGCGAAGCTGACCAGATCACCCTGTTGCTGTTCGGTGGGGAGCCCCTCATGGCACCTGAAGCGTGCCAGGTGCTCCTGGAGAACGTCCGGCCCACGAACGCCTCCGTCTGGACCAACGGGGCGCTGCTCACCGCAAGCAGAATCGACCCGCTCGTCGATCGCGGACTCGACACCATCTTCGTCACCTTCGACGGCGGCCGTACCACCCACGACCTGACGCGCTCCAACCTCGCCGGCCGAGGAACCTACGACCTGGTGCTCGCCAACGTCCTCGAGACTGCCAAGCGGCACCCGCACCTGAACTGGGTGGTCCGGTCCAGCCTCATGCCGCAGACGGCGGACACACAACATGCGCTGGTCGCCGACCTGTCACAGCTGCCGAAACGAGCCGCGACGGCCAGCCTCATCCTCGGCCTCGTCGACGACATCGGCATCGGGTTCGACAACGTCACCCCGTACAGCCCGGACGTGGCCGCAGAGATGGTGTCGATCAACCGGGCGGCACGAGCTGCCGGATTCCACACCAGCCTGCGCACGCCCATCTCCTCCTGCGTCTACTGCTCGGACCCGACGCTCGGCATCACCATCGACGCCGACGGCACCCTCTACTCGTGCTGGCAGACCGCGGGACGCACCGAATGGTCCATCGGTTCGCTCAAGGACGGCATCGACCCCGCACAACTCCCCCAGCGCTGGGTCGCCTGCGACGTCAACGCCGCTCCACACGGCAACACCGCCGAACGGGACAACTTCTGGAACCTCGTCGACCAAGACATCCTCGATGCCTCGATCGGACTGGACCCGAACGACGAGTAG